The DNA window TATAAATTTTAATTTTCTCAATATTTCCATCTGAAATTTGAATAAGAAAATCATTATTTAGTATTTCATCATTATTTTTCACAATCTCATTTGTATTGTTTTCTTTTAAATTAAGTAACTCATTTTCTTTAGATGAAGTACTATCATAATAACTACTTGAACTGGAATAATAATTACTTTTTCTTCCTCTTGATTTTGGATTTGAACGATAATGAGATTGCACATAAGTACCATCCTTTCTATAATATCCTTTAACATAAACCCTTGAAAAAGAAAAAGAATAAATTAAAAATAAAAAACAAACAACTAATATTTTTCTCAAAATAAACCACCCCTTAATAATTTATAATTTTAATTTAATAAAACTTTTTTATTTAGTATATTAAATAGCTTTTCTGCTTGAAATAATTTTAATAACTCTCCCATTAATTTTTAAATATTCTTGTTTTTCTATATCTATTAAAATATCATCATACTCTTTGTTATCACTTTTTAAAATAACTATCCCTGTTTTTTCATTTACAACCATTCTTTTTATAAAACTTTCATCATCATATGTAACAACATAGATTTTATTTTTTTCATACTCAATATCATTTGGATCAACTAAAGCAAATTCTCCTTCAATAATAGTTGGTTCCATACTATCTCCTTCTATTTTTACAAAAAAACAGCCATCTGGAAAATCTTCATCTAAGATTGGCATTTTATATATTTCTTGCTCTAAGTTTAAATAACCATTACCTGCACTAGCTTTCCCATATACAGGGAAATAAATAATTTTTCTCATTACATTTTTTATTTCAAAACTTTCTTTTTTAGTATGAATTTCTATATCTTCATCTAAATAACCTACCATTTTAAATAATTCAATTATATCTAATTTTAAAATTTTTGCTATCTTTTTTAAATAAATAGGATTTAATTTTTTCTTTTCTCCATTTTCTATTCTTGAAATATCAGATTTATCAATATTAGTTTTGATAGAGATTTGATTAGTACTATATCCTAATTCCTCCCTTTTATTTTTTAAAAATAAGCCAATTTCTCGTGCTTTTTCTTCAGATAATTCGTATTCATTTTCATTATTTTTTTTTGAATAATTTATTAATTTTGCACCTATGTCTTTAGGAACAAAACTAGAAAACAATTCACTTCTTTCATCATCATTTAAATTTAAAGCTTTTGAAAGTTTCTCTAATGTTTTTATAGTAGATTTATTCTTTCCAGTTTCAATATCTCCAATAGTTCCACTTCCTACTCCAGAAAGTTCTGAAAGTTTTGCTATTGTTAAATCTTTTTTTTCTCTTAATTTCTTTAAAATTATAGAAAGTTCTGTCATAAAAACCACTCCTATTAAAAATATTTTTTTATATTTTATCATTTTTTACGAAAAAATAAAAAAAATACTTGACTTATTCGTTATAATCGTATATAATAAAAATATAAAGAAACAAAATTTTTTAAAAATTTTATACGATTAAATCGTATAAAGGGAGAGAATATGAAAACATTAGAACAAATAAAAGAAAGAATAGAAGAACTAAGAAAAGAAATAACTGAATTAGAATTAGAAGCTAATGCAGATGAAGACAGAAACTATATAACAAATAAAAGAGCTGAATTATTTAGTCTTAAATGGGTTTTAGAAGAATAGGAGGGGGTAAAAATGTTAGAAGCAAAAAACAGAAGACAATTAAAAAAACTTTTAGAGGATAAAACACTAAGAGTAATAGAAAGAAATATATCAGACAATGGTACTTACTTTAAAGAAGTATCTGATGATTTTAGAAATTTCTTAATAGAACGAATAAAAGGTTTAGATATTACTTACTATGAAAATGGTAAACAACATTTTAAACACGGATATACATATTATTACATTGAAGAAAAGGCAGCTATACCTGCAAAGGTAGAAACTACAATACCTGAAAATGTAACTTGGAATTAAATAAATGGAGGAGTTTAAAAGCTCCTCCAAATGAAAGGGAGAGATAAAATGAAATTATTAGAAGCATTTAATAAATTAGAAAATCAAAAATTTAATTTAAATTACAACATTAATAAACAATACTGGGAGCTAGTTATTTTTACAAATGAAATGGATATAGCAGAAGAATATGAAAACAATCATTTAAAATACTTGCTTCAAGATTATTTAAAAGAAAAAGTTGAATTTGATTCAAATAATGAGCCTTATTATTTTGAAGATTATAGAAACATTTATATAAATTATGGAAATACAGAAGATGAAGAAAATATATTTGAATTAGAATTAGATCCATATTTCACTAATTCAAATACAAAATTAAAAGATTTAAGAGATTTAGCAAACAGATTAGAAAATTTGAATAATGAATTTATAAATTTAGAAATAAGAGCAACAGAAACATTAAAAGAAAGATATATATAAGGGAGTGTAAAAGCTCCCTCTAAGGAGGAGAAATGGAAAATTTATATTTTATATCAGAAGAAGCAAAAATAATATTTGGACTTGTCGAATTAACAGGAAAAGCACAAATGGACTTTTTAGGGATAGCAGAAATACATTATTTTAGTAAAGAAAGAGCTAAGAGCTGGCATCAAGAAATAAAAGGGATGATTGAAAATTCTAAACATCCAAATGTAAAAATAGCGATGGAAAATCTAAATAAAATTTATAAAGGTATGGGAGGGAAAATATAAATGGCATACATAGAAAAAGAAATCGGAGAGAAACTGATTGAAAGAATGTATAAATCAGTAAAAACTTCTATTAAAAATACTGATAAATTAATAGAAGAAAATGACATTGCTGGTTATAACACTTCTTATTTAAGAGGTGTAAAAAAAGGGGAAATTGATTTATTGAAAGATTTTATTAGAGAAATAAGAGAAATGGAGGAATAAAAATGAAAGATTTAAAACAATTTATGGAACTGTTGGATAGAGATTATAGAAATTATTGTTGTTGTATAAGTTTAGCAAATTTCGGAAAAGATGTAAAAGAAGAAGAATATACAAAAAATTTGAGTTTAGATTGTAGTTTAATTAGAAAGGAAGACGGAACAAAATATATAAAAAATGGAAACAAAGAAATAAAAATAACAAAAAATATTGAAGTATTAACAGAAGAAGAAAAGGTAATGATAACAAATTTAATAGAAAAAGGAACTTTTGAAAAATTAAAATTAGAAAGATGGCTAGAACCAAAACAAAATACTGGGAAAACACATTTTTGGAGAACAGGAATAGCAGATGATGATATGCAATAGGAGGAATAAATGATAGATTTTGATGTTTTTATAAAGTATTGGAGATTACCAGAGCTTCAAGGTTTAAGCCTTGTGGCTGCTGTTGAAAGAATGTTAGAAATGGAGGGAAAAAATGAAAAAGAAATTGAGAGAGCTTAGAAGAAAAAAGGAATTTGTTAAATTGTGTAAAGGAGCATTAAGAATAAGTTATACATACGGATTATTCAGAGATACTTGCACAATTAAGAAAAAAGGAAATAATTCAAGATTTAAAAAAGGTTTAGACTTTGTAGCTTTACTTTGTTTATCTAAAAAAATTAATCGTTATTCAAAAGCAAAAGTAAAAGCTAAATCAAAGAAAAGAGGAGGCAAAAATGTTATATAACGAAGATTTTAAAAAGGCAAGTTTTAAGGAAATAGTAAAACATAAAATCAAATGGATAGTTAAAATTTTAAATTATCCATTTAAGAAATTAGAAGAGTTGATGTAGGGGGGAGAAAGATGAATTTAAATTTTAGAACATTAAAAGCAAGTGAAATAGATGTAAAACCACAAATTGTAAAAGAAAATGCTTTTTCATTGTTGTTGTATAAAAATGCCAGAGTCGATATGGAACTACTTGATGAAGTAGTAGGTCCACTTAATTGGCAAAGAAAACATAGTAGAGATAATGCGAATTGTATTGTCTCTATCTATGATGAAGACAAAAAAATATGGATAGAGAAAGAAGACACAGGAACTGAAAGCTTTACAGAAAAAGAAAAAGGACTTGCTTCAGATAGTTTTAAAAGAGCTTGTTTTAACTGGGGAATAGGGAGAGAACTTTATTCAGCACCTTTTATCTGGATTGAGGACAGTAAATATATAACAAAATCAAATAATGGAAAATTAGCATTAAAAGGTAAGTTTTTTGTAAAAAGTATTGAATACGAAAATAGAAATATAACACATCTTGAAATAATAGATAGCAATAATAAATTAGTTTTTAAATATGCAAAAGAATTATCAGAAAATGAAAAGAAAGAAAAAGCTATAAATATGATTACAGAAATTTTAAAAGATAAAGATGATGGGATTATAAATGGTGTTTTAGATAAATATAAAAGAAACAGTTTAAAAGATTGCACAATTGAAGAACTAAGAAAAATATATAAAGAAATTGGAGGGAAATAATGAACTTTTATGATGTAGCAAAAGATTATATTGAAAGAATGGAGTATTTGGAACAAGGTATCAATGCAGAAACTGGGGAGATGTCAGATGACGGCACTCAATTAGCAATATGGACTGATGAACTAACACAAGATTTAAAAGATAAATCTGCGAATGTAATAGCAGTTGTTAGAAATCAAGAGCTTACTATTGAGGCTCTTGATAATGAAATAAAAAGATTAGAAGCTATGAAAGATAGCATTAAAAAGAAATTAGACAAGTTTAAGACTTATATCAAAAGCTCAATGTTGGTAAATAATATTGAGAAGATAGAAACACCACTAGGAGATATTAAATTTGCAAAATCTACATCAACTGAAATTTATGATGAAAGTTTGATAGACAAGAAATTTATAGAAGTTGTAACAACTGAAAAAATATCTAAGGAAAAAATTAAGGCTGCTCTAAAAGCTGGGGAAGAAGTTCAAGGAGCAAGACTTGTTGAAAATAAAAATTTAAAGATAGGGTAGGAGGATAAAAAGATGAATGAAATATTAAAAAATTTTTTATATAAGGATATATCAAGGGAAATTTATTATGTCCCTTCAAATACTAATAAAAAAGAATTAGATGATATTTTAAAACAGCTAAAAATAAGAGTTGTTGAAAATGGAACTTTCCCAACACTCACAAGAAAATATCATACTATTGCAGGAGAAAATTTAGGGAAAGGAATTATTATAGCCTTTGAATTTTATGGAATACAAGGAGCTTTAAAATTCATTAGAGATGTTTCAATAGAAGCAGAAGAGCAATTAATAAAAAATAATAATAAAAATTTATTAGATATATTACTAAGAGAGCGTAAAAGAAGTTTAAAAAGATTAAAAGGAATATTAAAAGTTGGAATTATGAGAATAGATAAAATGTTAAATGAATGGGAGTAAATAAGGACTAACATTTACAAAAAGAGAGATGAACTGTTGGATTATATAGATAAAAATAAAAGTGATTATTTGAAATATATAGAGTTATTAAAAAAAATAAAAAAAGATTTAGCTGAGTTAGATATATTAAGTTCTTTTAATCATAATTTAAAAGATAAAAGTAGAAATGAAATTAGAAGATTAATAGATAAGATGATAAATGATTTAGTTGAAGTAAAAAGTAAGATAAAAGAATATGAAGTTATAGAATTGGAAAAATAGGATAGGAGTAAATAAAATGGAGAAATTAGGATATAGCAGGGACACTCAAAAATTAATATATGCAATTATGAATGATATTTCTAATTTCTTCACAGGACAAGACGCAGGGAGAGCAGCATATAACATAGATTTAGAACAAACTAAAAAGCAACTGAAAGAAAGGTTTTTAGAAGTCTACGATATGCAACCTTTAAAATCTCCCCTTGCATTCTTTTCTAAGTATCTTGAGAAGAACAAGGACAAAACTGTTGGAGAAATAGAGAAGGAGTTAAAAGAAACATTTATAAAAGCTTTACAAAGTACCTTAATAGAAAATAAAACTTTTAGCTTGGCTCTGGATACACTAACACAGAATCAAGCTAATGACTTTATTAAATGGTTGCTAGAAACTTGTATATATTATGATGTTCCATTGAAAATGGATATTGAAAACCTAGCTGACCAATACGATAAAGCTTATCATTATGTATGTCTTAAAAATAGATTTTGTTGTATCTGTGGAGAATATGGATACGTTCATCATTATGATAATGTATCAAGAATTGGTGGCTATAAGAATGATGACGGGAGAGAATTGAGAGTAATGTGTTTGTGTGGAAAACATCATACTGAAGTACATGCTATTGGTACTCCTGATTTTAGTAGTAAATATCATGTTGTAGGAATTTATTTAGATGACAGACAAATAAGAGAATTAAAAAAAGTGTATAAAGGACACTTTCAAGCATTTAAGGAGGAGTAATGCTTAAAATAAATATTAATAAATATGGAGTTTTTTTTGAATTAAATGGAGAAATAGTAAAGCTAGATGATAAAACTGTTGATGATTTAGCTAAAAAAATTGTTAGTTATATTTGTTACAGAGACAAAAAGGATATTATGATTTTTAGTGATAAAGAGAAAACAGGTTTATAAACTAAGAAATAACGACTATTTCTATTTTGGAAACAGTCGGAAAATACAGGTGTTGAACATATTGCTGATGTCGGGAAGATGTTCAAATATGAGGAATAGGCTATGGCAATAAAAAATAAAGAAAAAATGGATATATTTTATAAGAAAGCTCTAAACAAAATATTAGAGTTTAAAGCTGATGAATTAACAATAGAAGAATTTACACAGGTTAAGAGATATGCTGAAAAGTTAGAAGTTTATAGATTTGTGAGGAGGAAGTAATGGAAAAATTAAAAATAAAATTGAAACAATTATTCTGTAGACATAAAAATAAAGGATGGATGAA is part of the Fusobacterium nucleatum genome and encodes:
- a CDS encoding helix-turn-helix domain-containing protein, which gives rise to MNYSKKNNENEYELSEEKAREIGLFLKNKREELGYSTNQISIKTNIDKSDISRIENGEKKKLNPIYLKKIAKILKLDIIELFKMVGYLDEDIEIHTKKESFEIKNVMRKIIYFPVYGKASAGNGYLNLEQEIYKMPILDEDFPDGCFFVKIEGDSMEPTIIEGEFALVDPNDIEYEKNKIYVVTYDDESFIKRMVVNEKTGIVILKSDNKEYDDILIDIEKQEYLKINGRVIKIISSRKAI
- a CDS encoding siphovirus Gp157 family protein, whose translation is MNFYDVAKDYIERMEYLEQGINAETGEMSDDGTQLAIWTDELTQDLKDKSANVIAVVRNQELTIEALDNEIKRLEAMKDSIKKKLDKFKTYIKSSMLVNNIEKIETPLGDIKFAKSTSTEIYDESLIDKKFIEVVTTEKISKEKIKAALKAGEEVQGARLVENKNLKIG